In Virgibacillus sp. NKC19-16, a single genomic region encodes these proteins:
- a CDS encoding quinone oxidoreductase family protein, translated as MKAVQFSEFGGPEVLKVIEKEAPAIGKDEVLIETKAIGVNYADTARRQGTYVVPTELPFIPGAEIAGIVAEVGENVQRVSKGNRVVTLIGSGGYAEYAVVQPEKLIPIPDDVSFEKAVSLPLQGLSAYHILKTMGKLEEGETVLVHAAAGGVGSLAVQLAKLFGAGKVIATASTAEKLAFAEEMGADHLVDYTEDGWEKKVRELTGGNGVDVALEMVGGEIFHKTVKCLAPFGRLVIYGAASGEQAKFYPSSLMRRNQSVVGFFLSQIMNKPTLFQKSLEELLLYMNKGKLELTLGGTFPLVDAAEVHRKLQGRETKGKLVLIP; from the coding sequence ATGAAGGCTGTTCAGTTTAGTGAGTTCGGTGGACCGGAAGTGTTAAAAGTCATAGAAAAAGAAGCTCCAGCTATAGGCAAGGATGAGGTGTTAATTGAAACTAAAGCGATTGGTGTAAATTATGCTGATACAGCTAGACGTCAAGGAACCTATGTAGTGCCTACGGAGTTGCCTTTTATACCAGGAGCAGAAATTGCTGGTATTGTAGCTGAAGTTGGTGAGAACGTTCAACGTGTGTCAAAAGGAAATCGAGTAGTAACTTTAATCGGCTCCGGTGGTTATGCGGAATACGCAGTTGTGCAACCAGAGAAACTTATCCCAATACCGGATGACGTTAGTTTTGAGAAGGCTGTTTCTCTACCATTACAAGGTTTAAGTGCCTACCATATATTGAAAACAATGGGCAAGCTTGAAGAGGGGGAGACAGTTCTTGTTCATGCTGCAGCGGGTGGTGTTGGTTCATTGGCTGTACAACTGGCGAAGTTATTCGGTGCAGGAAAAGTGATTGCTACAGCAAGTACAGCAGAAAAATTAGCATTTGCAGAAGAAATGGGTGCAGATCATCTCGTTGATTATACGGAAGATGGCTGGGAGAAAAAAGTTCGTGAACTGACCGGTGGAAACGGCGTGGACGTAGCACTTGAAATGGTTGGCGGGGAGATTTTCCATAAAACAGTTAAATGTCTGGCACCATTTGGGCGTCTTGTTATATACGGAGCTGCAAGTGGAGAGCAGGCTAAATTTTATCCATCTTCTCTCATGAGGAGGAATCAGTCAGTAGTCGGTTTTTTCCTATCACAAATTATGAATAAACCAACGTTATTTCAAAAGAGCTTGGAGGAATTGTTGCTCTATATGAATAAAGGAAAGCTCGAGCTTACACTTGGAGGAACTTTTCCGTTAGTTGATGCAGCTGAAGTACACCGAAAATTGCAGGGTAGAGAGACCAAAGGAAAACTTGTTCTAATTCCTTAA